The Candida dubliniensis CD36 chromosome 2, complete sequence genome contains a region encoding:
- a CDS encoding cyanamide hydratase, putative (Similar to Myrothecium verrucaria CAH;~fungal-specific), with translation MSEYGFTKVSRDVQQAIPNPKEPSIQLNTELPLGSPLAKFVYDYSKQRLPNETFNHSLRVYFYSMAIIKDQFADWTLDPEIVFVTSLLHDIGTTHENMHATKMSFETWGGILSRDLILEQTKGNKNYADAVCEAIVRHQDIGKSGYITTLGLILQISTILDNVGWNSHLIHEDTLSAINKKYSRQEWLNCFAAAIDKENELKPWGHTSALGVDEFRDNVLANTLRYEKL, from the coding sequence ATGTCAGAATACGGATTCACAAAAGTCTCTAGAGATGTTCAACAAGCCATTCCAAATCCTAAAGAACCTTCAATTCAGCTCAATACTGAATTGCCACTTGGTTCACCATTAGCTAAGTTTGTTTATGATTATTCTAAACAAAGATTACCGAACGAAACATTTAATCATTCTCTTCGGGTATATTTCTACAGTATGGCTATAATTAAGGATCAATTTGCCGACTGGACTCTTGATCCCgaaattgtttttgtcaCTAGCTTGTTACATGACATTGGGACAACTCATGAAAACATGCATGCCACCAAAATGTCATTTGAGACTTGGGGTGGAATATTATCACGAGACTTGATTTTGGAACAGACCAAAGGGAATAAAAATTATGCTGATGCTGTCTGTGAAGCTATTGTTAGACATCAAGATATAGGGAAATCAGGCTACATTACCACTTTAGGGTTGATTTTACAAATCAGTACTATCTTGGACAATGTTGGATGGAATTCTCATTTGATCCATGAAGATACATTAAGTGCAATCAATAAGAAATATTCAAGACAGGAATGGTTGAATTGTTTTGCTGCTGCTATTGATAAggaaaatgaattgaaaccaTGGGGTCATACAAGTGCATTAGGGGTAGATGAATTCAGAGATAACGTTTTAGCAAATACCTTGAGATATGAGAAATTATGA
- a CDS encoding chromatin elongation factor, putative (Similar to S. cerevisiae SPT5;~In S. cerevisiae: protein that forms a complex with Spt4p and mediates both activation and inhibition of transcription elongation; Spt4p-Spt5p complex also plays a role in pre-mRNA processing.;~In C. albicans: protein similar to S. cerevisiae Spt5p transcription elongation factor; transposon mutation affects filamentous growth.) has translation MSDSDQPIQVKKEPSFANDDDLTFDEEFRRAGDQGQENKEVENPDDTTSLKRTREESEQEETNDKEKEDEKEEEEEEEEDEDDEDDEEEEEVSSRRKRRRGANQFFDIEAEVDDEEEDEDDEDEEAELMREEFITDDHAPVETVEKMPQDDRLHRQYDNRRQQAEDQDAEQLAETLKQRYRKTHSVYRGETATSGTVSQKLLMPSINDPSIYAIRCTPGREKELVRKLYEKKRTLERQGNPLDILTVFQRDAFTGYIYIEAKRPDAIDKALVGMVNVFVRDKLLVPVKEYPDLLKQVKSSDVEIRPGIYVRIKRGIYRGDLAIVDNLSENGLDVRCQVVPRLDYGQNDEIGPDGKVIKSKIKPMPALFSEQKARMYDPYKLQMGRVPNSFIYRGNEYYDGYLYKDFKLQFIQTKDVNPTLEELDRFQNQNDEDGLNLQAIAATLKGNNASEGKSSTAFQPGDKVEIRRGEQAKTIGVVVETALNEITIKVTDSGDPRFVDQRLTVPANDLRKIFYEGDHVRIVEGKHFDETGLVIKIDGDSVVIVSDQTKEDVRVFANYLVKATDASSNFDLLSNKYDIKDLVELSGLTVGVIVKAEKNIFDVLTTDGRLISVKQSGIASKLKQSRREQVATDRNGMTIRVGDTVKELLGEKSREGAILHIYKNALFIKSNEIVENLGIFVANRMNVTTIATKDSMVSKSLGPDLTSMNPNLRLPNPVAVAGLKTRVGGRDKLLYKDVAVTSGSYKGLKGKVTEADDLYARIELHTKSKKIKVLKNNLNVIVHGQPVPYLRFIGAAPELSQPNPPVYGSNGDRSTWNGGMTPSVAAASGGTSAWGGNRAGFGGDGGKTPAYGAGAASAWGGASAWGGGAGGNSAWGGNKGAGSAWGGNKGAGSAWGGNKGGNSAWGGNKGGNSAWGGGSTWGSGGNSTWGGKKGNNSTWGGK, from the coding sequence ATGTCAGACAGTGATCAACCTATTCAAGTAAAAAAGGAACCATCATTTGCTAacgatgatgatttgaCTTTTGATGAAGAGTTCAGAAGAGCTGGTGATCAAGGACAAGAGAACAAAGAGGTTGAGAATCCCGATGATACTACATCCTTAAAACGTACTCGTGAGGAACTGGAGCAAGAGGAAACCAAtgacaaagaaaaagaagacgagaaagaggaagaagaagaagaagaagaagatgaggATGATGAGGatgacgaagaagaagaagaagtttcTAGTAGAAGAAAACGAAGAAGAGGAGCTAATCAATTCTTCGATATAGAAGCAGAAGTcgatgatgaagaagaagatgaagacgatgaagatgaagaagcaGAGTTGATGAGAGAGGAATTTATCACTGATGACCATGCTCCAGTCGAAACAGTGGAAAAGATGCCACAGGATGATAGATTACACAGACAATACGACAATCGTCGTCAGCAAGCAGAAGATCAAGACGCTGAACAATTGGCAGAAACTTTAAAGCAAAGATATAGAAAGACCCATTCAGTATATAGGGGAGAGACTGCTACCAGTGGTACTGTATCgcaaaaattattaatgcCATCGATCAACGATCCATCTATTTACGCTATCAGGTGTACACCCGGTAGAGAGAAGGAATTGGTTCGTAAattatatgaaaaaaagagaacACTCGAGAGACAAGGAAACCCTTTAGATATATTAACTGTATTCCAAAGAGATGCATTTACCGGATACATATATATCGAAGCCAAAAGACCCGATGCAATTGATAAAGCTCTCGTGGGTATGGTAAATGTTTTTGTTAGAGACAAGTTGTTGGTTCCAGTGAAAGAGTATCCCGATTTATTGAAGCAAGTTAAATCATCTGATGTTGAAATCCGTCCTGGAATTTATGTAAGAATCAAGAGGGGAATTTATAGAGGTGATTTAGCAATTGTTGATAACTTGTCAGAGAATGGTTTGGATGTGCGTTGTCAGGTTGTTCCAAGACTTGATTATGGACAGAATGATGAAATAGGACCTGATGGAAAGGTTATAAAACTGAAAATCAAACCGATGCCAGCATTATTTAGTGAACAAAAGGCGAGAATGTATGATCCGTATAAACTCCAGATGGGAAGAGTTCCCAACAGTTTCATCTATCGTGGTAATGAGTACTATGATGGGTACTTGTACAAAGATTTTAAATTGCAGTTCATTCAAACCAAGGATGTTAATCCCACTCTTGAAGAGTTGGACAGGttccaaaaccaaaatgatgaagatgggTTAAACTTACAAGCGATAGCCGCAACATTAAAAGGCAACAATGCAAGTGAGGGTAAATCATCGACAGCTTTCCAGCCTGGAGATAAAGTTGAAATTCGTCGTGGTGAACAGGCCAAAACTATTGGTGTTGTCGTTGAAACTGCGTTGAATGAAATCACGATAAAGGTTACAGATAGTGGTGATCCAAGATTTGTGGACCAAAGATTGACAGTTCCTGCCAATGATTTGAGGAAAATTTTCTATGAAGGTGACCACGTGAGAATTGTTGAAGGTAAGCACTTTGATGAGACTGGGTTAGTTATAAAGATTGACGGAGATTCTGTCGTTATTGTCAGTGACCAAACAAAAGAGGATGTAAGAGTATTTGCCAATTATCTTGTGAAAGCAACAGATGCTTCTtccaattttgatttattgagTAATAAGTATGATATCAAGGATTTGGTCGAATTGAGTGGTTTAACTGTAGGGGTTATTGTCAAGGCTGAGAAAAACATATTCGATGTGCTTACCACCGATGGCCGTTTAATCAGTGTTAAACAATCGGGTATTGCTTCCAAACTCAAACAGAGCCGCCGTGAACAAGTAGCTACTGATAGAAACGGTATGACTATAAGAGTCGGTGACACTGTTAAAGAGTTGTTGGGTGAGAAATCTAGAGAAGGTGCTATTTTGcatatttacaaaaatgCATTGTTTATCAAATCTAATGAAATAGTGGAAAATTTGGGTATATTTGTTGCGAACCGTATGAATGTTACGACAATTGCTACAAAAGATTCAATGGTGTCTAAAAGTCTAGGTCCAGATTTGACAAGTATGAATCCAAACTTGAGATTACCTAATCCTGTCGCTGTTGCTGGATTAAAAACTAGAGTTGGTGGCAGAGACAAATTGTTGTACAAAGATGTAGCTGTTACTAGTGGTAGCTATAAGGGATTGAAAGGTAAGGTTACAGAAGCAGACGACTTGTATGCCAGAATCGAATTACACACAAAGAGCAAGAAGATCAAAGTCCTTAAAAACAACTTGAATGTTATTGTTCATGGTCAGCCCGTGCCCTATTTAAGATTTATTGGTGCAGCACCGGAACTTTCACAACCTAACCCACCAGTGTATGGTTCAAATGGAGACAGATCCACTTGGAACGGTGGTATGACACCTTCCGTAGCAGCTGCCAGTGGTGGTACATCGGCTTGGGGAGGAAATAGAGCTGGTTTTGGTGGAGATGGTGGTAAGACTCCAGCATATGGTGCTGGAGCTGCCTCTGCCTGGGGTGGTGCTTCTGCTTGGGGTGGAGGAGCAGGAGGAAATTCCGCCTGGGGTGGCAATAAAGGTGCAGGCTCTGCCTGGGGTGGTAATAAAGGTGCAGGTTCTGCCTGGGGTGGAAACAAAGGAGGAAACTCTGCCTGGGGTGGAAATAAGGGAGGCAATTCCGCATGGGGTGGAGGAAGTACCTGGGGCAGCGGTGGCAATTCAACATGGGGAGGCAAAAAAGGTAATAATAGTACATGGGGAGGTAAGTGA
- a CDS encoding SCA1 protein (Similar to S. cerevisiae SSN2;~In S. cerevisiae: protein required for stable association of Srb10p-Srb11p kinase with RNA polymerase holoenzyme; subunit of the RNA polymerase II mediator complex; essential for transcriptional regulation.) gives MVGANASSISTQYYKLAHLGSINYTIYTSSDNNDQALLELELTIRHKWPQILVTYYNKSLYYFVFGHNQANSEMIDLSNEFPQLSTKYTDTVNVDQFPNPHKTTKGDDNLAMASLSFLKATKKMILYNLSLCGAIKLFGNYCVTTTGNSVYSILCIDPILFQNGDLIVSCVEKPFTQLFSSSIAYPRNLAIDTNFVIYLIPSGIRCHLFDPTSLRNNLIEKPQIENGKLLELLKITTGVQCDESTLWVKLIPNLKHLNNQTSTIGKFIHSVDNKKFILWPWDLCLLQIGKYEATIHEEGFIESAELNNPLHLISSFLDFRITHNSQLKHQVDNLLDHQQGEAVNVSLSAGSVQATGASSIGNVPDISKDVDTVGLNTTTPIETDLFNLQDTEEFFKSDNIQMDIESQIHKTETENENDMEIDDLFGGDESEDNDDLEEVDGEKEKLTPSNITVERNGENDNALEEEFVSKPTPSKENANLDSKIAPPDSINEDIVPGKEDIKPKEVRPSYIDILKDKMTIEKIDSSPDYKDPGAPLPIIPTPLVSSTISQSAATSNPPSVGSGLGPGGEALHEGNNAYVQSSQISQLPQQKSAFSPILFNPIIKSDIDTKYGKGGKFYVAKDSTSNGNFEGKNRSLRATSVSGMEIPFSSEDKKRLQHELELLDSSTTSENDEGGDNDDDGNDYENDKGDDDYEEEEEEEEEEESDEDEESDIGKSTPLKLNTQNDSLPPQQSNYNPINTNDSGSNTSNNNTDKQGFENTEGFGTPFPNQVSKYSMKPESPFAGNDMQSSVSPMYFDTSQSHQSPQLQPSAGTLEVLKTSSLESPSKISESSNYLPLILRSINVATIPSSYLMNNLISSKLLPSFTISDDALENDLDITKSNEMIVKLGFLKEFLDFMSPNIIFDLGLMTTDESDYYINGADDLSLGSNTGLSSDWILNNLSKVFPCTYPMKLIELLYDFKSLELEDQLDNQLNFLNEIANEEDFGGPKALYRKLKALEWDSFSSNDLNKANFDKYKNVMEKLSTENAVNDDDYFRLPTVKTRILKNGNIVNLNNIGLKFWKYLNFNPVKKSKDFQILLIAETHRNTASYATEFLEQIIQNYKECNFGTISKVNLSTVETRPDLEPISGGLVLVNKGHDQSYNDFYIQTNKKLISLVELIKLDLINKTNNFEFGKPLLLFFIDFNESLNSNVQICKIFRNFKVALTTHQLPLVDIFTKIVPSSLLVKKVYHESALKVFSNYKLTKLSMNLYNECPNDLVNKSIVKNLFTTIVKDPPSKIQFKFMNNSYRDNSSNNDIFLHLAYERSIDNNWFVASWSDPLGQVVHVKSWYCSDTVSKSEKSTYRGDVMDIMSITDDIWNISTELFKILNDESCSIGGKKFLVLTRINSIIPDVELVHWKRLSSKHKEISLIVMSVRQTPRMVGSNESETLEPKSNDSAPTPMIQDKDIFFGFKQTFSTSNTSSPSASGGALVTSPNSLSLHSPQQFLNAPANFLSPQDLIAPSSSGISSAKPGNSSIDPEVVLEIQDNEVYGVIPKVPLPSFNSPTRFCMKTGYLMMQVNQPTEEEYQDDVKKAYLVYEINVLSCSNYWNLDVLMKLIMSQYKQMIALNDILCMNPILGESVISGAHSRNNAIVPWHINAVGKLLDYLVHIYVDKD, from the coding sequence ATGGTAGGAGCAAACgcttcatcaatatctaCTCAATACTATAAATTGGCCCATTTGGGTTCAATAAATTATACTATATATACTTCATCagataataatgatcaaGCATTACTAGAGTTGGAATTGACAATCCGACACAAATGGCCACAAATACTAGTGACTTACTATAACAAGAGCttgtattattttgtaTTCGGTCATAACCAGGCCAATTCTGAAATGATCGATTTAAGCAATGAATTCCCACAATTATCTACAAAATATACTGATACTGTAAATGTCGATCAATTCCCCAATCCTCACAAGACTACTAAAGGCGATGATAATTTGGCCATGGCAAGTTTGAGTTTTCTAAAAGCAACAAAAAAGATGATATTATACAACTTGTCCTTATGTGGTGCAATTAAGTTATTTGGTAATTACTGTGTCACCACAACGGGCAATTCGGTATATTCCATTCTTTGCATTGATCCAatattatttcaaaatgGTGATTTGATAGTTTCTTGTGTGGAAAAGCCTTTCACGCAATTATTCAGCTCGTCTATTGCATATCCAAGAAATCTTGCAATTGACACTAATTTTGtcatttatttgattcCCAGTGGTATCAGATGTCACTTGTTTGATCCAACGAGTTTGAGGAATAACTTAATTGAAAAGccacaaattgaaaacgGGAAGCTATTAGAGTTGTTAAAAATTACAACTGGAGTTCAGTGCGATGAGTCCACTTTATGGGTAAAACTCATACCGAACCTCAAACATTTGAACAACCAAACCTCGACAATCGGGaaatttattcattcaGTTGATAATAAGAAATTCATTTTATGGCCCTGGGATTTGTGTTTACTACAAATCGGAAAGTATGAAGCCACCATACACGAGGAAGGCTTTATCGAATCAGCAGAATTGAATAACCCCCTACACTTGATTTCCAGCTTTCTTGACTTCCGCATAACACATAATTCTCAATTGAAACACCAGGTAGACAATCTATTGGATCACCAGCAAGGAGAAGCAGTTAATGTATCTTTAAGTGCTGGTAGCGTACAAGCCACTGGGGCAAGCTCTATTGGAAATGTGCCTGACATCTCAAAAGATGTAGACACTGTTGGTTTGAACACAACTACTCCTATAGAAACAGATCTATTCAATTTACAAGACACCGAAGAGTTTTTTAAAAGTGATAATATTCAAATGGATATTGAAAGTCAGATTCATAAAACGGAAAccgaaaatgaaaatgacaTGGAAATTGACGATCTatttggtggtgatgaGAGCGAAGATAACGATGATTTGGAAGAAGTTGACggtgaaaaagaaaaactcaCACCTTCAAATATTACTGTTGAGAGAAATGgtgaaaatgataatgcTTTGGAAGAGGAGTTTGTTTCTAAGCCAACACCATCTAAGGAAAATGCAAATCTCGACTCTAAGATAGCACCACCAGATTCAATCAACGAAGATATTGTCCCCGGCAAAGAGGAtataaaaccaaaagaaGTAAGACCATcatatattgatattttaaaagataaaatgacaattgaaaaaattgatagcAGTCCCGATTATAAAGATCCTGGAGCCCCTCTTCCCATTATCCCGACTCCATTAGTTCTGTCAACTATTTCGCAATCGGCTGCAACAAGTAATCCACCGTCAGTCGGGTCAGGATTAGGGCCAGGAGGTGAGGCGCTACATGAGGGTAACAATGCATATGTGCAGTCTTCACAGATTCTGCAATTACCTCAACAGAAATCTGCATTTTCGccaattttatttaatccTATTATAAAAAGTGATATAGACACCAAGTACGGAAAAGGGGGTAAATTTTATGTTGCAAAAGACAGTACTAGTAATGGAAATTTTGAAGGAAAGAATAGATCACTCAGAGCAACTAGTGTAAGTGGAATGGAGATTCCATTTTCTAGTGAGGACAAGAAAAGGCTACAACACGAATTGGAATTACTAGATTCTTCTACCACAAGTGAGAATGACGAAGGAGGAGACAATGATGACGATGGTAATGATTATGAAAATGACAAGGGGGACGACGACTACGAAgaggaggaagaggaggaagaggaagaggaaagcgatgaagatgaagaatcAGATATTGGCAAATCTACACCTTTAAAGCTCAACACACAAAACGATTCATTGCCACCTCAGCAAAGCAATTACAACCCTATTAATACTAACGATCTGGGATCCAATACAAGCAATAACAACACTGATAAACAGGGTTTTGAAAATACAGAAGGATTTGGCACGCCTTTCCCCAATCAAGTATCCAAATATTCCATGAAGCCAGAGTCACCATTTGCTGGTAATGACATGCAAAGCTCAGTGTCTCCCATGTATTTCGATACATCACAAAGCCACCAGTCACCACAATTGCAACCATCTGCTGGAACTTTAGAAGTTTTGAAAACCAGTTCTTTGGAGTCGCCCTCTAAAATTAGTGAATCCTCAAATTACTTGCCCCTAATATTAAGAAGCATTAATGTTGCCACCATTCCAAGTCTGTATTTGATGAACAACCTAATAAGCAGCAAATTGTTGCCTTCGTTTACCATAAGTGACGACGCCTTAGAGAATGATCTAGATATAACCAAAAGCAATGAAATGATTGTCAAGTTGGGGTTTTTGAAggaatttcttgatttcaTGTCTCcgaatattatttttgatttaggGTTGATGACAACCGATGAATCtgattattatataaatgGTGCAGATGACTTGTCTTTGGGTCTGAACACAGGGTTATCTTCAGATTGGATCTTGAATAACTTATCAAAAGTATTTCCTTGCACATACCCAATGAAGTTGATTGAACTCCTTTATGATTTTAAAAGCTTAGAGTTGGAAGATCAACTAGATAATCAgttgaattttttgaatgaGATTGCAAACGAAGAAGACTTCGGTGGTCCAAAAGCATTATATCGAAAGTTAAAAGCATTGGAATGGGATTCGTTTTCTTCGAACGACCTAAACAAAGCTAATTTTGATAAGTATAAAAATGTGATGGAAAAATTGAGTACTGAAAATGCggttaatgatgatgactaTTTTAGGCTACCAACTGTGAAAACTagaatattgaaaaatggtaACATTGTAAACTTAAACAACATTGGTTTGAAGTTTtggaaatatttaaatttcaatccagtgaaaaaatcaaaagactttcaaatattattgattgcTGAAACCCATCGTAACACCGCTTCTTATGCCACTGAGTTTTTGGaacaaattattcaaaactATAAGGAATGCAACTTTGGGACGATTTCGAAAGTGAATTTATCCACAGTAGAGACTCGTCCTGATTTGGAGCCAATATCGGGTGGATTGGTTCTAGTCAATAAGGGGCATGATCAACTGTACAATGATTTTTACATCCAGACAAACAAGAAGTTGATATCACTAGttgaattgataaaattggatttgattaataaaacaaacaacttTGAATTTGGGAAAccattgttattgtttttcattgatttcaaCGAGAGCTTGAACTCAAATGTGCAAATTTGCAAAATCTTTAGAAATTTCAAGGTTGCATTAACAACACATCAATTACCATTGGTAGATATATTTACTAAAATTGTGCCGTCGTCTCTTCTAGTTAAGAAGGTGTATCATGAATCTGCATTAAAGGTGTTTAGCAATTATAAACTAACGAAGCTTTCTATGaatttatataatgaaTGCCCTAATGATCTAGTAAACAAGTCCATTGTTAAGAATTTGTTTACTACGATAGTGAAAGATCCTCCTTCAAAGATACAGTTTAAATTCATGAATAATAGCTATAGAGACAATAGTTCAAATAATGACATTTTCCTCCACTTGGCATATGAAAGATCTATTGACAACAATTGGTTCGTAGCGTCTTGGTCCGATCCATTAGGTCAGGTGGTTCATGTCAAATCATGGTACTGTTCGGACACTGTTTCCAAATCTGAGAAATCAACATACCGGGGTGACGTAATGGATATTATGAGTATTACAGATGATATATGGAATATATCTACagaattgtttaaaatcTTGAACGACGAACTGTGTTCAATTGGAGGAAAGAAATTTTTGGTATTGACTAGGATCAACAGCATCATACCCGATGTGGAATTAGTTCACTGGAAACGATTGAGCCTGAAGCATAAAGAAATCTCACTTATAGTTATGTCTGTACGTCAGACTCCTAGAATGGTGGGTTCCAACGAGTCTGAAACGTTAGAGCCCAAGAGCAATGATTCTGCCCCTACACCAATGATACAAGACAAAGATatcttttttggtttcaagCAAACATTTTCCACGTCTAATACTTCATCACCAAGTGCTTCTGGAGGGGCTCTTGTCACATCTCCCAACAGTTTGAGTTTACACTCTCCGCAACAATTCCTCAATGCGCCTGCAAACTTTTTATCTCCGCAAGATCTCATAGCTCCCTCATCGCTGGGGATATCTAGTGCCAAGCCGGGCAACAGCAGTATTGATCCTGAGGTGGTATTAGAAATTCAAGACAATGAAGTATACGGTGTGATACCTAAAGTGCCTCTCCCGTCGTTCAATTCACCCACAAGGTTTTGTATGAAAACAGGCTACTTAATGATGCAGGTTAATCAACCGACAGAGGAAGAGTATCAGGATGACGTCAAGAAAGCTTACTTGGTATACGAAATTAATGTTTTAAGTTGCTcaaattattggaatttGGATgttttgatgaaattgataatgcTGCAATACAAACAAATGATTGCTTTAAACGACATTTTATGTATGAATCCTATTTTGGGAGAACTGGTCATATCAGGAGCTCATTCTAGAAATAATGCTATTGTTCCATGGCATATAAATGCTGTAGGCAAATTGTTGGATTATTTAGTGCACATTTATGTAGATAAAGATTGA
- a CDS encoding dynein light chain 1, cytoplasmic, putative (spliced gene;~Similar to S. cerevisiae DYN2): MSEETSVPILKASDLAEEIQTKIFELSSQALATYKIEKDIAAFLKKELDQLYGPTWHVIVGKSFGSYVTHEQGYFIYFYVGDMAFLIFKSG; the protein is encoded by the exons ATGTCTGAAGAAACCAGTGTCC CTATATTGAAAGCATCTGATTTGGCAGAAGAGATTCAAActaaaatatttgaattatcatcCCAGGCACTTGCCACCTATaagattgaaaaagatataGCAGCATTTTTGaagaaagaattggatCAACTTTATGGTCCTACATGGCATGTAATTGTTGGTAAATCGTTTGGAAGTTATGTCACTCATGAACAAGgttattttatatatttctATGTTGGTGATATGgcatttttaattttcaaaagtggttaa
- a CDS encoding hypothetical membrane protein (2 probable transmembrane helices predicted by TMHMM2.0 at aa 7-29 and 77-94;~Signal peptide predicted by SignalP 2.0 HMM (Signal peptide probability 0.839, signal anchor probability 0.094) with cleavage site probability 0.586 between residues 19 and 20;~possibly C. dubliniensis-specific), which translates to MSLILGINFFLFVSFLIWSLKNNILYHFVIKASLKPQFSLPSFQSNSTVEHSNCLFCHPLLNNLEILFLWNLVSHYQHHHHSVLFFYLSLLLFLHRYKLFLLPSDFNAYWALTYTKKKKNPHKKIKNFERTTKFKKKTIIYPIRKGYKQI; encoded by the coding sequence atgtCCTTAATATTAGGTattaacttttttttgtttgtttcatttttgatATGGAGccttaaaaataatatattgtATCATTTTGTGATAAAGGCTAGTTTGAAGCCTCAGTTCTCCTTACCATCTTTTCAATCTAATTCAACTGTTGAACattccaattgtttattctGTCACCCCCTCCTTAACAACTTGGaaattctatttttgtGGAATTTGGTTTCCcattatcaacatcatcatcatctggtgctttttttttacttatcattgttgttgttcttgcaTCGCTACAaattgtttcttcttccttcAGATTTCAACGCGTATTGGGCTTTGACATacacaaagaaaaaaaaaaacccacacaaaaaaataaaaaatttcgAGCGTACcacaaaattcaaaaaaaaaaccataATATACCCCATTAGGAAGGGTTATAAACAGATCTAA
- a CDS encoding adenine phosphoribosyltransferase, putative (Similar to S. cerevisiae APT1;~In S. cerevisiae: adenine phosphoribosyltransferase, catalyzes the formation of AMP from adenine and 5-phosphoribosylpyrophosphate; involved in the salvage pathway of purine nucleotide biosynthesis.;~nomenclature conflict: APT1 has been used to refer to APT1/YML022W, which encodes adenine phosphoribosyltransferase, and YLR118C, which encodes acyl-protein thioesterase (info. from SGD)) — MSDRVLEINALAKELKANLKQFPNFPKEGILFEDFLPIFTKPDLFNKLVKAFKLHVGEQKIDYVIGLESRGFLFGPTLALALNAGFVPVRKPGKLPGPTFKVEFQKEYGSDEFEIQQDVIPKGAKVLIVDDILATGGSAFGAGELAKKTGAEIVEYLFVMELDFLKGRDKLDAPVYTLFGGQEEKFTE, encoded by the coding sequence ATGTCTGATAGAGTTTTAGAAATCAATGCCTTGGCCAAAGAATTAAAGGCCAACTTGAAACAATTCCCTAATTTTCCAAAAGAAGGAATCTTGTTTGAAGATTTCTTACCAATTTTCACCAAACCTGACTTGTTTAATAAGTTGGTCAAAGCTTTCAAATTACACGTTGgtgaacaaaaaattgattatgtCATTGGATTGGAGAGTAGAGGGTTTTTATTTGGTCCAACTTTAGCTTTAGCTTTGAATGCCGGATTTGTTCCAGTTAGAAAACCAGGTAAATTACCAGGTCCAACTTTTAAAGTTGAATTCCAAAAAGAATACGGTTcagatgaatttgaaatccaACAAGATGTGATTCCTAAAGGTGCAAaagttttaattgttgatgatattttaGCTACTGGTGGAAGTGCATTTGGTGCTGGTGAATTGGCTAAGAAAACAGGAGcagaaattgttgaatacTTGTTTGTCATGGAATTGGATTTCTTAAAAGGTAGAGATAAGTTAGATGCCCCAGTGTATACTTTATTTGGTggacaagaagaaaaatttactGAATAA